In one Eulemur rufifrons isolate Redbay chromosome 14, OSU_ERuf_1, whole genome shotgun sequence genomic region, the following are encoded:
- the PVRIG gene encoding transmembrane protein PVRIG yields the protein MKTSCDANREQVPSLQPPEGVMVGYRPLVLPWALLALCLTAGTPEVWVQVQMEATELPSCTVRCGFLGSGSVSLVTVSWGGPDRAGGTRLAVLHPELGTQQWAPALQARWETRSSISLSLEGLEARSPGANTTFCCKFASFPEGSQEACGALLPSSDPGILLVGCIYLLHLLHRQRHWPVTKLQPPLTSPQAQPPAQAASQPSLAAHGIPYTSIDTSLCPAAPDMAHPHQRLSWWAPLPTHTTCQPQAPAPWASPARSSFISVENGLYAQAGERPPHTGPNCTPLPDPLGPRAVQGHLGVR from the exons ATGAAAACTTCCTGCGATGCGAACAGAGAGCAggtgccctccctgcagcccccggAGGGAGTGATGGTTGGGTACCGGCCCCTGGTCCTGCCCTGGGCGCTGCTGGCCCTCTGCCTCACTGCCG GGACCCCCGAGGTGTGGGTGCAAGTTCAGATGGAAGCCACCGAGCTCCCATCCTGCACTGTCCGCTGTGGGTTCCTGGGCTCTGGCTCCGTCTCCCTAGTGACTGTGAGCTGGGGGGGGCCCGATCGTGCCGGTGGGACCAGGCTGGCTGTGTTGCACCCAGAACTCGGCACCCAGCAGtgggcccctgccctccaggcccGCTGGGAAACCAGGAGCAGCATCTCCCTCAGCCTGGAAGGGCTGGAGGCGAGAAGCCCCGGTGCCAACACCACCTTCTGCTGCAAGTTTGCTTCCTTCCCCGAGGGCTCTCAGGAGGCCTGTGGGGCCCTCCTGCCCAGCTCAGACC CGGGGATCCTCCTCGTTGGCTGCATCTACCTCTTACACCTCCTGCACCGGCAGAGGCACTG GCCTGTCACTAAGCTCCAGCCGCCCCTCACCAGCCCCCAggcacagcccccagcacag GCAGCCAGCCAGCCCTCCCTGGCAGCCCACGGCATCCCCTACACCTCCATCGACACCAGCCTCTGCCCAGCAGCTCCGGATATGGCCCACCCCCACCAGCGACTGTCCTGGTGGGCTCCACTCCCCACCCACACCACgtgccagccccaggcccctgccccctGGGCCTCCCCTGCACGGAGCAGCTTCATCTCTGTCGAGAACGGACTCTATGCCCAGGCGGGAGAGAGGCCTCCCCACACGGGCCCCAACTGTACCCCTTTGCCTGACCCTCTGGGGCCCAGGGCCGTGCAGGGGCACTTAGGAGTTCGATGA